The sequence below is a genomic window from Uranotaenia lowii strain MFRU-FL chromosome 2, ASM2978415v1, whole genome shotgun sequence.
ACACTCTCAGTTATTCAAAACAGTGTGGAGAttacttccaaaatatttgaaaaatgttattttgacaACAGCAGTTGTTTTGCTTGCGTTAGCAATCAAAGGTATTCAACGAATGTGTGCATCCTCACCATTGAACTTAAAGTGTTATTCTCAACAGGTGATTGGATCCTGATCATTGTCCATGCATGGAAGCATTTAAATCTATCTGAAAATGCGGGAACAGATGAAcagttgttgaaaaacacaCCATTGATTCATCGGTTTGATGGATTAACGTTTTATTTGACAGCTGCTATTCTAGGATCCTATTTCATATACTTCGCGATTGGCGGTTTCATTCACGTAAGTAGCGCGCATGGCTCCAGTTCAGCCACGCAACAAGTTTGGTTTTGTTTATACATACTTAGAATcgatagatatttttttctactgttcaatacaaattaaaagaaataaaaatataattctttTCTTGATTTATAAAAGAGCGTGCATTAGTTCTAAGTTTCATTCATTCCAGTGGTATTTTTACGTCAACCGTCGGGATAAAGCTCACGAGTGGAAATGTCAGCCGGAAAAATTCTTATCCCCAGAGCTGGAACTGCACGAAATTGTTGTCGGGTCTTCGTCCTTGCTAATGGTTAGCATCCTGACTGGACTGATATCGTGTTACGCTATGAATGATGGAAGGGGCCTCACAATCTACTACCGTTTCGACGAGTTTGGCTGGGCATGGTTTTTCGCGCAATTCTTCGTGGTGTTTGTGTATCAGGTGAGAGCAGAAGCTTTCGGGGTAGCACGAAATTTCTCGTAGAAGCTTTTAGAGATATTTGAAAACTTGTTTTGTGGGATTTTCTTTCTTCGGGATAACTAATCCTAAGTATGGCGGTTGACGTTGCTCTGTGCTTGAATCTCATATTCAAACATTTGGAAATGAATCGGAAACGAACGTTCTGGTactggttataaaaaaaaacattgaaatatttgcACAGAAAAtacttgttaaattttccaattgATCCTTcaataaataagatttttttttttttttttttttttttttttttttattatagagactttcagccttgggctggttcgtctctttctaagcgcacatctttcgaagtaatgatggctagcatctcacaaatgctaaaaccaccagaccacagaaagtgtactatgtatgccatgaccgggattcgatctcatgaactttagcgtagatgacttgaactctaaccactacgccgaaGCCGCTGGCTATAATaaataagatgattttttttaatttcaaaatttcttcataataaaaatgaaacacaaaaaaaaattacttggaaaagttttgaaaacggtttaTTTCATACATCCTTCAAAAGGGCGTTTTTATAAATATGCAAGTGGTTTGTTTATTACCATTGCATCTGAATGAGCTCTGTTCGTAAATTGGTTCATTGGAGTTTCACTATAGTTATTGAAATATCGAGCGTTTGTTCAGTGTTGTGCTTAACGCTTATAACCGAAGACTTAAGGAAGTAAGACAATTAAGGATAattgtttgaagattttttcaatttttgtgtaTTTCTTACGATTTCATACGAAGAGACATGTACTGTAAactatgatttaaaatttcttaaaaataaattgtgataGAATCAGAAAATTGTGGCAGTTTGCCGCCTGTCTGATTTCGACATAATGGGGGACCTTTATGCGTGTCCTATCAGTTTTGAGCTTTACTTGTCTAAATTTCATGTcaaacatcgtactttttgtcTTGCTTACTCGATTCTTAGAACATAAATATTACAATAGTGCAcccctttttcatttttcaaaggaCTACACAACGTATTGGATCCATCGAATATTCCACTGGCCCTGGTTGTACCGAAATTTTCACAAACTGCACCACACCTACAAGCAGCCGACAGCGTTCTCGGTCACAGCCAGTCATCCGGTGGAGATTATTTCTACTCAGCTGGTGATGCTGGTTCCAATTGTAACCTTCCCTGTCCACTGGGGTAAAAGATTGTCAAATCGGTGCCAGTCATCAAATCGATTGATTCTTTCCACTTTTTTTCTGCCTTGTTGCTTTTTACAGTCCCATTCTACGTCGTTGCGGTTTACGCCTATTGCCATGGGATTTTGAGTCACTCTGgtgtaaatttcaaatccttctggTGGCAACCATGGCAGCCGGATACCATCTTCCATGATAACCATCATCAGTACTTCCACGTGAACTTTGCCTTCAACATATACTACTGGGACGTCCTGCATGGCACATACCGCCAGAAGAATCGAGTCTATACGGAGGACATTTTTTATGGAAGAGGCAAAAAGATTGACGAAGTGTCGGCTGAGGTTTTGGAGTCTGACATTGTCCAACGAAATCTGGAAAATCCACATGCCTACAAGAACAGTGTCCACCGATACAAACTAAACCATGAGGATTTGTCGAGATTAAAACACTAAGAGCACTGGTAATTCTCGAATCAATTTCGTGCATGATTAATTTAGCAACAAAGTGTTAGCAGAACAGAAAAGAAGAGTAATAAAAGTAAGACTGTatcaaactgaaaattttgaaaattttgattgtgaTGAGGATTTTTTACGGTCTTGGGCACATTTTGGGGGATAGTAAGATTGCGATCATTGCAATTGATAAACAGTATCAGATACTATGAAGaaacattataaataaaaatgtaaaacattttTGTGTTCTTTACTTTTATTATTTCGAATGCTTCGGAaccttttaaataatatgaaaggTTCAAACACGTTTTAAACTATGTATATGGAAGAAACCGATCGTAACCCCCATTCCGAAAATAAGCA
It includes:
- the LOC129748961 gene encoding uncharacterized protein LOC129748961; translated protein: MVKLKNPLLEGVRWSERHSQLFKTVWRLLPKYLKNVILTTAVVLLALAIKGDWILIIVHAWKHLNLSENAGTDEQLLKNTPLIHRFDGLTFYLTAAILGSYFIYFAIGGFIHWYFYVNRRDKAHEWKCQPEKFLSPELELHEIVVGSSSLLMVSILTGLISCYAMNDGRGLTIYYRFDEFGWAWFFAQFFVVFVYQDYTTYWIHRIFHWPWLYRNFHKLHHTYKQPTAFSVTASHPVEIISTQLVMLVPIVTFPVHWVPFYVVAVYAYCHGILSHSGVNFKSFWWQPWQPDTIFHDNHHQYFHVNFAFNIYYWDVLHGTYRQKNRVYTEDIFYGRGKKIDEVSAEVLESDIVQRNLENPHAYKNSVHRYKLNHEDLSRLKH